CGGGTAGGTGAACGGCGTCCACTGCGGCCAGCTCGTCAGGCCACTGCCCGGCGGCACATCGTGGCCCGCCGCGAACGCGGTGATCGGCATCGTCGGGGTGATCAGCACATCGTGGGCGGTGTGGAAAGCGCCCATCGTGATGCCGAGCTGGGCCGCCTCGTTGCGCGCGTCGAGGTAATCGACGGCGCGCACCGCTTTCCCCTGGTCCCAGACCTCGCCCAACGCCGGATCGACCCGCTCGCGCGACCCCGCGGGGAATTTCGACAGCATGGTGGCGGCACCCGCCGCCCACAGCAGCTCGAACGCCTCGCGCGGATCGGCGAAGCCGGGATCGGCTGTGGCCACCCGCAATTCGGCCTCACCGAGCTTGCGCACCGCGGCGTCGACGAGGGCGGCCACCTCGGGATCGACCTTCGCGTAGCCCAGGGTCGGCGAATAGGCGACGGTGAGTCCGCGCACATCGCGCACCACCTGGCCACGGAAGGTCGTCAGGGGCGGCGCGAGGCTCGTCGGGTCGCGTGGATCGGGCAGCGAGAGGATATCCATCAGCAGCGCCGCATCCTCGACCGTGCGGGTCATCGGGCCCGCGTGCGCCAGCGGACCGAACGGGCTCGCCGGATACAGCGGAATCCGCCCGTGCGTCGGCTTGAAACCGACGATGCCGCAGAACGCCGCCGGGATGCGAATGCTGCCGCCGCCGTCGGTGCCGACCGAGACCGGCCCCATGCCGCCCGCGACCGCCGCCGCGCTGCCGCCGGACGAGCCGCCCGCCGTCGTCGCCGGATCGACCGGGTTGCGAGTGATCCCGGTCAGCGGGCTGTCCGTGACCGCCTTCCAAGCGATTTCGGGCGTCGTGGTCTTGCCGAGGAAAACCATGCCGTCCTCGCGCAGCCGCGCCGCCACCGGGCTGTCCACCGTCCACGGACCGGCCGGATCGATCGATGTGGAGCCGCGACGCGTCGGCCAGCCCTCGGTGAGGAAGATGTCCTTGATCGAGATCGGCACGCCGTCGAGCAGTCCACGCGCGTGCCCGGAATGCCAGCGCGCCTCGGAGTCCTTGGCCTGCACGAGCGCCCGATCGGGATCGACCAGGCAGTACGCGTTCACCGCCGGATCGTTGGCGGCGATGGCGGCCAGCACGGCCTCGGTCGCCTCGACCGGTGAGAGCGCGCCCGCGGCATAAGCCGAGACCAACTGGACGGCGGTCATCGCCGCGGGCTCGGTCGGAATATTGATATCGGGGTAGCTCATCCTCATGGCTCCTTCAGCCGGGCACGTACCCCAGCTCTTTGTCGACCACGTTGCGCAGTGGCCGGCCGGCGATCCAGTTGTCGAAGTTCTCGGCGAACACGGAGACGATCTCGGTCCGCCAGCCGATGAAATCGCCCGAATTGTGCGGTGTGATCGACACGTTCGGCAGATCCCACAGCGGGTGGTCGGGGGGCAGCGGCTCGGGCGCGACCACATCGAGCGCCG
This genomic stretch from Nocardia brasiliensis ATCC 700358 harbors:
- a CDS encoding amidase, which gives rise to MNIPTEPAAMTAVQLVSAYAAGALSPVEATEAVLAAIAANDPAVNAYCLVDPDRALVQAKDSEARWHSGHARGLLDGVPISIKDIFLTEGWPTRRGSTSIDPAGPWTVDSPVAARLREDGMVFLGKTTTPEIAWKAVTDSPLTGITRNPVDPATTAGGSSGGSAAAVAGGMGPVSVGTDGGGSIRIPAAFCGIVGFKPTHGRIPLYPASPFGPLAHAGPMTRTVEDAALLMDILSLPDPRDPTSLAPPLTTFRGQVVRDVRGLTVAYSPTLGYAKVDPEVAALVDAAVRKLGEAELRVATADPGFADPREAFELLWAAGAATMLSKFPAGSRERVDPALGEVWDQGKAVRAVDYLDARNEAAQLGITMGAFHTAHDVLITPTMPITAFAAGHDVPPGSGLTSWPQWTPFTYPFNMTQQPAISIPVGVTAAGLPVGLQIVGPRHSDDLVLAVARYAEHVLAQ